A window of Vespa velutina chromosome 15, iVesVel2.1, whole genome shotgun sequence contains these coding sequences:
- the LOC124954322 gene encoding protein archease-like, producing MDLTDEDLTIPPVKYEYLDHTADVQLHAWGESLEEAFEQCAIAMYGYMTDLRRVEITDILNVEVEGHDIQSLLFQFLNELLFAFSAESFLVAKKVKINEFDRVNFKIKATLYGEEFNIRKHSQEAEVKAITYSAMQILDQPDVERPEVFVIVDI from the exons ATGGACTTGACGGACGAAGATCTTACGATTCCACCGGTTAAATACGAat ATCTCGATCACACGGCCGACGTACA ATTACATGCCTGGGGAGAAAGTTTGGAGGAAGCATTCGAACAATGTGCAATAGCGATGTATGGATATATGACAGATCTACGTCGTGTCGAGATAACAGATATTCTTAATGTAGAAGTTGAAGGACACGATATTCAGAGTctgttatttcaatttttaaacgaactATTATTTGCCTTCAGTGCCGAGTCATTCCTTGTCGCTaag aaAGTCAAAATCAACGAATTCGATCGTGTAAACTTCAAAATCAAAGCGACCCTTTACGGCGAAGAATTCAACATACGTAAACATAGTCAAGAAGCTGAAGTAAAGGCGATCACTTATTCAGCTATGCAGATATTAGATCAACCTGACGTCGAACGTCCTGAGGTTTTCGTCATCGTTGacatataa